The Longimicrobiaceae bacterium DNA window GGCCACGCGGGCGCGTGCGGCGTCCACCTCGCTGGACGTCTCCGTGCGTGCGAGCACCGCCACGGTGTCGCCGGGGGCCACGGGCTCGCCGGGGCGGACGCGCAGCTCCACGAGCCGGCCCGGGGCCATCGCGGCGACGCCGATCTCGGTGGCCTCCAGGATCCCGTCAGCGACCACGGATCCTTCAGGGGCGCCCCGGCAGGCGGCCGCCGCGGACGCGAGGGACAGGAACAGGACGCAGTGCGCCCGGTGTTTCAGATGCATGGCGTGCTCCCTCGGGATCGTTCTGCGGATGTCCGAATCGGACCGCCCGGCTCCCGGGGGAGCGAACGGGCGGCGTCCCGCCGGCCGTGGGGGGATCGGCCGGGACGGGAACGGCGATGAACCGGCCCGGGGGAGCCGGATGCGGCATGCCGGCGGGGGGACGCCGGCAGGGGCGCGAAGGGGGGTGCGCCCGGCGATGCCGCATAACGAGTAGTGCACGGCGGCGGCCTCGTCAAGCCGCCCGTCGGAGGGCGCTGTCGCACGAGCTGTCGTTGACACTGCGGTGGGAATCGGCCCAAGTTGGGTCCACCGGCCGCCCCGCGGGGGCGGCGCGTCAACCCTCGAGCCGGAGGCTTTTCGCATGCGAGCGACCGAGCAGAAGCGGGACTGGATCGACCGCCGGGAGTACCCCTTCGAGTCCCGGTACCTGGACCTTCCCGCGGGGCGGATGCACTACCTGGACGAAGGGACCGGCCCGGTGGTGCTGATGGTGCACGGCACCCCCACCTGGTCGTACCTGTACCGGCACGTGGTGCGGGAGCTGTCCACGACGCACCGCTGCATCGTCCCGGACCACCTCGGCTTCGGCCTCTCGGACAAGCCGGAGGGCTGGTCCTACCGGCCCGAGGACCACGCCGCCAACCTGGCCGAGCTGATCCGGCGGCTGGACCTGCGCGACTTGACGCTCGTCGTGCACGACTTCGGCGGCCCCATCGGGCTGTCGTACGCGGTGGAGCACCCGGAGAACGTGGAGCGCCTGGTGCTCTTCAACACCTGGATGTGGTCCCAGCGGGGGAACGCCAGCGTGGAGAAGGTGAGCCGCTTCGTGGCCGGCCCCGTCGGCCGCTTCCTGTACACGCGCCTCAACTTCTCGCCACGGGTGCTGGTGAAGCAGGCCTTCGGCGACCGCTCCAGGCTCACGAAGGAGGTCCACCGGCACTACCTGCGCCCCTTCGGAAGCCCCGCGGAGCGGCAGGGACCCTGGGTGCTGGGGCGCGAGCTGATCGGCTCCAGCGACTTCTACCAGCGGCTCTGGGAGCGCCGCGACGCCATCCGCGACAAGCCGGCGCTCCTCCTGTGGGGGATGAAGGACATCGCCTTCTCCCCGGCGGACCTGGCGCGCTGGGAGGAGCTGTTCGACGACGCGCGCACGGTGCGGCTGGAGGGGGTGGGGCACTTCCCGCAGGAAGAGGCGGCGGACCGGGTGCTCGCCGCGCTCCGCGACTTCCTGGCGGCGCCCTGACCGGCGCCGCCCGCGGGCGCGGGGGGCGGCGCGGCACGAACAGGGCAACAAAAGGGTGTTTCTGCGGAAGTGCATGTTGCGCAGCTGGATGCACCCCGTACACTAACGTTTACTTGGCGCCTTGAAGGGTTGATCCCCGCCGTTGGCCGCAGAAACACTTGCGGGGCGGCCTCGGGTTCTGTAGCCGAGGGCGGGAACTGTGTGGTACAGAATGTGCGGATGCATGTGGACATGACGCTGGAAGAACCCGCACATGCCGCTCTGTGCAGGTCTAAACGCATATTCGAAGAGTAGTTAGGGACAAAAATTCCGACCCGGCCCAGCATGGCAGAGCATCTCACGGCCGAAGAGATCCGCGACTGGCTCGCTGCCGAGCTCGCGGCGCGGTTGCAGGTGGAGCGTTCCCGCATCGACGTCCGTGAGCGATTCAGCCGCTACGGGCTGAAGTCCGCGGAGGCGACGCGGCTCCTGGCGGACCTGTCTCGAATGCTGGACCGCCCCCTGCCGCCCACCCTGGTGTGGGACCACCCCACCCCGGAGGCGCTGGCGCGCCACCTGGCGGGGGAGGGCGCGGCGACGGCACCGCGGGAGCCGCGGGCGGAGCCCGCGGCGGCGGACGAGCCGGTCGCCGTGGTGGGGATGGCGTGCCGCTTCCCCGGCGCGGACTCGCCGGAGGCGTTCTGGCGCCTGCTGCGCGACGGGGTGGACGCGGTGCGCGAGGTCCCGGCCGAGCGCTGGGACGCGGACGCGCTCTACGACCCGGACCCCGCCGTCCCGGGGAAGATGAGCACCCGGTGGGGCGGCTTCCTGGACCGGGTGGACGCCTTCGACGCGGCCTTCTTCGGGATCTCGCCGCGCGAGGCGGAACGGATGGACCCGCAGCAGCGCCTGATGCTGGAGCTGGCCTGGGAGGCGCTGGAGGACGCGGGGATCCCCGCCCCCTCGCTGCAGGGGAGCACGGCGGGGGTCTTCCTGGGCGCCATCTGGAACGACTACGGCACGCTGGACCGGCGCCGGGGGACGGCGGGGATCACGGAGCACTCGGCCACGGGGTCCCACTACAGCCTGATCGCGAACCGGATCTCGTACCAGCTCGGGCTCCGCGGGCCGAGCCTGGTGGTGGACACCGCGTGCTCGGCGTCGCTGGTGGCGGTGCACCTGGCCTGCCAGGCGCTCCGCTCGGGCGAGGCCACGCTGGCGCTGGCGGGCGGCGTGAACCTCATCGTGGCGCCCGACAGCACGGTGGCGATGTCCAAGTTCGGGGCCATGGCGCCGGACGGCCGCTCCAAGGCGTTCGACGCGCGGGCCAACGGGTACGTCCGCGGCGAGGGTGGGGGAGTGGTGGTCCTCAAGCCGCTCTCCCGCGCCCTGGCGGACGGCGACCCGGTGTGGTGCGTGATCCGGGGGAGCGCGGTCAACAACGACGGGGCCAGCAACGGCCTCACCGCGCCCAACCCCCGGGCGCAGGTGGAGGTGCTGGAGGAGGCGTACCGCCGCGCGGGGATCGACCCGGCGCGGGTGGACTACGTGGAGGCGCACGGCACCGGCACCATGCTGGGCGACCCCATCGAGGCCGGGGCGCTGGGGACGGTGCTGGGCACCGGCCGCGACCCGGAGCGCCCGCTCCTGCTGGGCTCGGTGAAGACCAACGTCGGCCACCTGGAAGCGGCGGCGGGGATCGCCGGGCTCGTCAAGGCGGCGCTCGCAATCCGCCACCGGGAGATCCCGCCCAGCCTGCACTTCGAGAACCCCAACCCGCACATCGCCTTCGACGCGCTCCGTCTCCGGGTGAACCGGGCGCTCTCCCCCTGGCCCGGCGGCGGCGAGCCGGCGCGGGCGGGGGTCAGCTCGTTCGGCTTCGGGGGCACCAACGCGCACGTGGTG harbors:
- a CDS encoding alpha/beta fold hydrolase; its protein translation is MRATEQKRDWIDRREYPFESRYLDLPAGRMHYLDEGTGPVVLMVHGTPTWSYLYRHVVRELSTTHRCIVPDHLGFGLSDKPEGWSYRPEDHAANLAELIRRLDLRDLTLVVHDFGGPIGLSYAVEHPENVERLVLFNTWMWSQRGNASVEKVSRFVAGPVGRFLYTRLNFSPRVLVKQAFGDRSRLTKEVHRHYLRPFGSPAERQGPWVLGRELIGSSDFYQRLWERRDAIRDKPALLLWGMKDIAFSPADLARWEELFDDARTVRLEGVGHFPQEEAADRVLAALRDFLAAP
- a CDS encoding type I polyketide synthase, translated to MAEHLTAEEIRDWLAAELAARLQVERSRIDVRERFSRYGLKSAEATRLLADLSRMLDRPLPPTLVWDHPTPEALARHLAGEGAATAPREPRAEPAAADEPVAVVGMACRFPGADSPEAFWRLLRDGVDAVREVPAERWDADALYDPDPAVPGKMSTRWGGFLDRVDAFDAAFFGISPREAERMDPQQRLMLELAWEALEDAGIPAPSLQGSTAGVFLGAIWNDYGTLDRRRGTAGITEHSATGSHYSLIANRISYQLGLRGPSLVVDTACSASLVAVHLACQALRSGEATLALAGGVNLIVAPDSTVAMSKFGAMAPDGRSKAFDARANGYVRGEGGGVVVLKPLSRALADGDPVWCVIRGSAVNNDGASNGLTAPNPRAQVEVLEEAYRRAGIDPARVDYVEAHGTGTMLGDPIEAGALGTVLGTGRDPERPLLLGSVKTNVGHLEAAAGIAGLVKAALAIRHREIPPSLHFENPNPHIAFDALRLRVNRALSPWPGGGEPARAGVSSFGFGGTNAHVVLEEVPERRARLVLFAAPDADALRARVAAVAEAMD